A stretch of Fundicoccus culcitae DNA encodes these proteins:
- the rlmD gene encoding 23S rRNA (uracil(1939)-C(5))-methyltransferase RlmD: protein MKNLSKNQILKSSVLDLTSQGEGVVKIDHFPIFVEGALPGETIEFKIVKLGKKFGYGRLLKIIQASPHRVEAKDDVGRQIGTMTLQHLEYSEQLKFKQKLVKDAFERIGKFSQLTIHPTIGMEKPWEYRNKAQIPVRQINNQLETGFFRKNSHDLIPIENYYIQHPVIDQTILTVRNILRQLHISAYNEESHTGLVRHIIVKRGHYTEEIMVVFVLNGKKMLHEQALVQAMVDQIPHLVSIVANFQTKETNVIMGRENSVLWGQAFYEDEMLGLRFKISAQSFYQVNTPQAERLYQTAIDYAQLSGTETVLDAYCGIGSISLALAQSAKQVYAMEVVAEAIAMAKENARLNQIENVSFEVGKAEDVLPNWQKEGIHFDVAVVDPPRKGLDQQFIQTLTELAPQRIVYVSCNPATCARDCRLIADAGYTIDEIQPVDLFGQTVHTEVVVKLSQP from the coding sequence ATGAAAAATTTATCAAAAAATCAAATATTGAAAAGTTCTGTCTTGGATTTAACTTCTCAAGGTGAAGGGGTCGTAAAAATCGATCATTTCCCTATTTTTGTTGAAGGGGCTTTACCAGGAGAAACGATTGAATTTAAAATTGTAAAATTAGGTAAAAAATTTGGCTACGGTAGATTGCTGAAAATTATTCAAGCAAGTCCACATCGCGTTGAGGCCAAAGACGATGTAGGAAGACAAATAGGGACGATGACCCTGCAACATCTTGAGTATAGTGAGCAACTGAAATTTAAACAAAAACTGGTTAAGGATGCCTTTGAACGGATTGGAAAATTTAGCCAACTAACGATTCACCCGACCATTGGTATGGAAAAGCCTTGGGAATATCGCAATAAAGCCCAAATCCCCGTTCGCCAAATAAATAACCAACTAGAAACAGGTTTTTTCAGAAAAAATAGCCACGATCTGATACCCATTGAAAATTACTATATTCAACATCCGGTCATTGACCAAACAATTTTAACTGTACGGAATATTTTAAGACAGCTACATATCTCTGCCTATAACGAAGAAAGCCATACGGGCTTAGTCCGTCATATTATTGTTAAAAGAGGTCATTATACGGAAGAAATAATGGTTGTATTCGTTTTAAACGGCAAAAAAATGCTTCATGAACAAGCCCTTGTTCAAGCCATGGTTGACCAAATTCCCCATTTAGTCAGCATTGTTGCTAATTTTCAAACCAAGGAAACAAACGTGATTATGGGGCGTGAAAACAGTGTTTTATGGGGACAAGCCTTTTATGAAGATGAGATGCTGGGTTTACGATTTAAAATTTCGGCACAATCTTTTTATCAGGTAAATACGCCGCAAGCGGAACGCTTATATCAAACAGCGATTGATTATGCGCAATTAAGTGGGACTGAGACAGTGTTAGATGCGTATTGCGGGATTGGGAGTATTAGTTTAGCTTTAGCCCAGTCGGCTAAACAGGTTTATGCCATGGAAGTCGTCGCTGAAGCCATAGCGATGGCTAAAGAAAATGCTCGTTTAAATCAAATTGAAAATGTTAGTTTTGAAGTCGGTAAAGCCGAAGATGTTTTACCTAATTGGCAAAAAGAAGGCATTCATTTTGATGTTGCCGTCGTTGATCCCCCGCGTAAGGGCTTAGATCAGCAGTTCATTCAAACGTTAACTGAATTAGCCCCGCAGCGGATCGTTTATGTTTCTTGCAATCCGGCAACTTGTGCGCGTGATTGCCGCCTAATCGCTGACGCCGGCTACACCATTGATGAAATTCAACCCGTCGATTTATTTGGTCAAACCGTCCATACGGAAGTGGTGGTTAAATTAAGTCAACCATAA
- a CDS encoding alpha/beta hydrolase: MFEITLIVVAAVFIIMGFISGNKLFELTINPKADRSTIAKAPHNVVDVSERSPIEIEIDQVWWTKVDRQELIMTSYDNLKLHAYRVTNENPNDLWMICVHGYTSNATQSIPFARRFYEKNYNIIMPNLRGHGQSEGDYFGMGWTDRMDIIYWINFIIQQNPQAKIALFGISMGGSTVMMTAGEPLPNNVFAVINDCGYSSVWAEFSYQVKLLYNLPNVPILNFVSIITKIRAGYFLEEANAIRQIKKTQLPILFIHGEKDTFVPSDMAEKLYQASAGEKDKMIVKNAGHGQSALLAGEAYWDKVFAFLNKYHEF, translated from the coding sequence ATGTTTGAAATAACCCTCATTGTTGTAGCAGCGGTATTTATTATCATGGGTTTTATTAGTGGGAATAAATTATTTGAGTTAACCATCAACCCAAAAGCTGACCGCAGTACAATTGCTAAAGCGCCACATAATGTGGTGGATGTGAGCGAGCGCTCACCCATTGAAATCGAGATTGATCAAGTTTGGTGGACCAAGGTCGACCGCCAAGAATTGATTATGACGTCGTACGATAATTTGAAATTGCATGCCTACCGTGTTACTAACGAAAATCCTAATGACCTATGGATGATTTGTGTGCATGGTTATACGAGTAACGCGACGCAAAGTATCCCTTTTGCCAGGCGTTTTTACGAAAAAAATTATAATATCATCATGCCGAATTTACGTGGGCACGGACAAAGTGAAGGCGATTATTTTGGCATGGGTTGGACCGATCGCATGGACATTATTTATTGGATTAACTTCATTATTCAACAAAATCCCCAGGCGAAAATTGCCCTTTTTGGGATTTCGATGGGCGGTTCAACCGTCATGATGACCGCAGGTGAACCGCTACCTAACAATGTGTTTGCAGTCATTAATGATTGTGGTTACAGTTCCGTCTGGGCTGAGTTTTCCTATCAAGTCAAACTTTTATACAACTTACCCAATGTGCCTATCTTAAATTTCGTGAGTATCATTACCAAAATCCGGGCGGGTTATTTTTTAGAAGAAGCCAATGCCATTCGCCAAATTAAGAAAACCCAGCTGCCCATCTTATTTATCCATGGCGAAAAGGATACCTTTGTGCCTTCGGATATGGCTGAAAAACTCTATCAAGCCAGCGCAGGTGAAAAAGACAAAATGATTGTAAAAAATGCTGGCCACGGCCAGTCCGCGCTACTCGCCGGCGAAGCCTATTGGGATAAGGTTTTTGCTTTTTTAAATAAATATCACGAGTTTTAA